The following coding sequences lie in one Anolis carolinensis isolate JA03-04 unplaced genomic scaffold, rAnoCar3.1.pri scaffold_11, whole genome shotgun sequence genomic window:
- the cgnl1 gene encoding cingulin-like protein 1 isoform X1, whose amino-acid sequence MESYFKPVERQYNNGIHLKLANNEGSKAKNTPNAKAGSYGVSIRVQGIDGHPYIVLNNTEGCLSENHSVPENGQEVASQAHPRPVADSGCSPEPEQKTGGNRHLCGNTLTGIFKGTLKRTSVDEGENSNLHFKAGLLKSSSLLNFQRHPELLQPYDPEKNILNLEGFQLSISSTSGSLAEEENTDAKPCRSPLQFAELAKLKPKTVDLTKPAPGEDLSQQEEGCSSVVDGLNGMQESFSSGGGSSYAVSPPTFPEAKKCRPDLLPFRRQDSAGSILNGSRRSSSSSTTPTSAASLYKFFLDDQEYAIYADNVNRHENRRYIPFLPGTGRDIDTGSIPAVDQLIEKFDRKVGPHRRGRLGMRNRIHPDDRKRSRSVDSALSCGLTVNSDGSEGLDPSPEITEQPAKVCLQGPQSPGQKAAPPREQAAPRSVGKLQAAAGARDFPNSHFNSLQYHKDVNKKPEESLVFKSSTLPVQKKKSENKLVTSTLLIPKRIATQKISLKTFTPASNAQVTPDLLKGQQELAQQTNEETAKQILYNYLKEGSGENDDATKRKVNLVFEKIQTLKSRAACNTQTSDPSAEVKALVERKEELEKEVSELRRKLDLEVRNQQNLCDERDAAKAELQEFQQQLEEIMEEKDTFQRQLEESEKDLRQNLEELFQVKMEREQHQTEIRDLQDQLSEMHDELDCAKHADDGERELLIEELMQLKQDLQAILMAKEQQEEVLRKRERELTALKGALKEEVSTHDREMDQLKEQHDQELQKLRKDLEEATEKVDALLNEKAMAEKCVEDHVTEITEENQHLKEILTKLEIQEKELQKELDHLRGERSKMEERMDTYEKKQQELEAALVQSEDKVQALESTNASLEAQLADAQKNFSQLSQEQQQLIDRLKDEANQKDQLKRMKSELENERWQLDKTIEKLHKEMAEIIEVSRASSLELQNQLDDYKEKNRRELAETQRQLKDKNLELEKAHLATLKLQEEVRFMEEELRDHQRAQDEAITKTQLLEQTVKALEYELEAKNHLKEDRARQAKIMEDKVSQLELELEEERNNSDILSEKITRCREQIEQMRSELLQERTSRQDLECDKISLDRQNKDLKSRILHLEGSYRSSKEGLLVQMEARIVELEERLENEERDRANLQLGNRRLERKVKELMMQVDDEHLSLTDQKDQLSLRLKAMKRQVEEAEEEIDRLESSKKKLQRDLEEQVDLNDQLQGQLSAIKQELRWERRNLRRHSGFSAMVQLLQDQELRKKTSSKMLSDLDDEDDDFSTDGESLYEAPSGFKFLKDDDIKS is encoded by the exons ATGGAGTCCTACTTTAAGCCGGTGGAACGGCAGTATAACAACGGGATCCACCTGAAGCTTGCGAATAACGAAGGCTCAAAGGCAAAGAATACGCCAAATGCAAAGGCTGGATCCTATGGAGTCAGCATCCGTGTCCAAGGGATAGATGGCCATCCCTACATTGTGCTCAACAATACAGAAGGGTGCCTGTCTGAAAACCACTCCGTGCCTGAAAATGGCCAGGAAGTTGCATCGCAGGCCCATCCTAGGCCTGTGGCGGACTCTGGTTGTTCTCCTGAGCCTGAGCAGAAAACTGGGGGAAACAGACACTTGTGTGGGAATACACTGACGGGTATTTTTAAAGGTACGCTGAAGCGGACCAGTGTGGATGAAGGAGAAAACAGTAACTTGCATTTCAAAGCTGGGCTCCTCAAGTCTTCCAGTCTTTTGAATTTCCAAAGGCACCCAGAGCTCCTCCAGCCCTACGATCCTGAAAAAAATATCCTGAATCTGGAAGGCTTTCAGTTATCCATATCCAGTACGTCTGGATCTTTAGCAGAGGAGGAGAATACAGATGCTAAGCCTTGCAGGTCGCCCCTGCAGTTTGCAGAACTAGCAAAACTGAAACCAAAAACAGTGGATTTGACCAAGCCGGCACCAGGGGAAGACCTGAGCCAGCAGGAAGAGGGATGCTCCAGTGTTGTTGATGGTCTTAATGGGATGCAGGAATCCTTTTCATCTGGTGGTGGATCTTCCTATGCTGTAAGCCCGCCCACCTTCCCAGAAGCCAAGAAATGTAGGCCTGACCTCCTTCCCTTCCGCAGACAAGATTCAGCAGGATCCATCCTGAATGGTTCACGGCGCTCATCTTCTTCATCGACGACCCCAACATCGGCTGCTTCCTTATATAAGTTCTTTCTAGATGATCAGGAATATGCCATCTATGCTGACAATGTCAACCGGCATGAAAACAGAAGGTACATTCCATTTTTGCCCGGGACCGGTCGTGATATTGACACTGGTTCCATTCCTGCAGTCGATCAGCTGATTGAAAAGTTTGACCGGAAAGTTGGTCCGCACAGAAGAGGCCGCCTGGGAATGCGGAATAGGATCCACCCAGACGACCGCAAGCGGTCAAGGAGTGTTGACAGTGCTTTATCTTGTGGCCTTACAGTGAATTCTGATGGTTCAGAAGGATTGGATCCATCGCCCGAAATTACAGAGCAGCCTGCAAAAGTGTGCCTTCAGGGACcgcagtctccagggcagaaggcAGCCCCTCCTCGGGAACAAGCTGCTCCTCGCTCAGTGGGAAAACTCCAAGCGGCAGCAGGCGCGAGGGACTTCCCCAACAGCCATTTTAATTCTTTGCAGTATCATAAGGACGTTAATAAAAAACCTGAGGAGAGCTTGGTTTTTAAGTCATCCACACTTCCAGTCCAGAAGAAGAAAAGTGAAAACAAACTGGTGACTTCTACGCTCCTGATCCCAAAACGTATTGCAACGCAGAAAATTTCTCTGAAAACATTTACCCCAGCTTCAAATGCTCAG GTGACACCGGATTTGCTGAAAGGCCAACAGGAACTGGCTCAGCAAACCAATGAGGAAACTGCTAAGCAGATTCTCTACAACTATCTCAAGGAGGG AAGCGGTGAAAATGATGATGCAACAAAGAGGAAGGTCAATTTGGTCTTTGAGAAGATCCAGACTCTGAAGTCTAGAGCAGCTTGCAACACCCAG ACTTCTGATCCTTCGGCTGAAGTTAAGGCCTTGGTGGAACGGAAGGAAGAGCTGGAGAAGGAGGTGTCTGAGCTGCGGAGGAAGCTGGATTTGGAAGTCAGG AATCAGCAAAACCTCTGTGATGAACGAGATGCAGCAAAAGCGGAATTGCAAGAGTTTCAGCAGCAGCTGGAGGAAATCATGGAGGAAAAGGACACCTTCCAAAGGCAGCTGGAGGAAAGCGAGAAGGACCTGAGGCAGAACCTGGAGGA GCTTTTCCAAGTAAAAATGGAGAGGGAGCAGCACCAAACAGAAATCCGGGACTTGCAGGACCAGCTTTCTGAAATGCACGATGAGCTCGATTGTGCAAAGCATGCTGACGATGGCGAGAGGGAGCTCCTTATCGAG gaACTGATGCAGCTGAAGCAGGATCTTCAGGCCATCCTGATGGCCAAAGAGCAGCAGGAGGAAGTTCTGAGGAAGCGAGAGCGTGAACTGACCGCCTTGAAAGGAGCCCTGAAGGAAGAAGTGTCCACTCATGACCGAGAGATGGACCAGCTCAAGGAACAACATGACCAGGAGCTCCAGAAATTGAGGAAAGACCTGGAGGAAGCCACAGAG AAAGTAGATGCCCTGCTGAATGAAAAGGCCATGGCTGAAAAGTGTGTGGAAGACCATGTGACGGAGATAACGGAGGAGAACCAGCATCTGAAGGAGATCCTCACGAAGCTGGAGATTCAAGAAAAAGAACTCCAGAAAGAGCTTGACCATTTGAGAGGAGAAAGAAGCAAAATGGAAGAGAGGATGGACACTTATGAG AAAAAGCAGCAAGAATTGGAAGCGGCCTTGGTGCAGTCAGAAGACAAGGTGCAGGCGCTTGAATCAACGAATGCCTCTTTGGAAGCTCAGCTGGCAGATGCGCAG AAGAACTTCAGCCAGCTGAGCCAGGAGCAGCAACAGTTAATTGACAGGCTGAAAGATGAAGCTAACCAGAAGGATCAGTTAAAGAGGATGAAGAGTGAACTGGAGAATGAGCGGTGGCAACTGGACAAGACCATTGAGAAGTTACACAAGGAG ATGGCAGAAATTATAGAGGTTTCGCGGGCGTCAAGCCTGGAGCTCCAGAACCAGCTAGATGACTACAAAGAGAAAAATCGACGGGAACTTGCTGAGACGCAGAGGCAGCTGAAAGACAAAAACCTGGAGCTAGAAAAGGCGCATCTGGCAACTCTCAAATTGCAAGAGGAG GTGCGTTTTATGGAGGAGGAATTACGGGATCACCAGAGAGCCCAAGATGAGGCCATTACCAAAACCCAGCTCCTGGAACAGACCGTCAAAGCCCTGGAatatgaactggaagcaaaaaacCACCTGAAAGAAGATAGGGCAAGACAAGCCAAGATAATGGAG GACAAAGTATCACAACTGGAACTTGAGCTTGAAGAGGAACGGAATAATTCGGATATCTTGTCTGAAAAGATAACTCGGTGCAGAGAGCAG ATTGAGCAAATGAGAAGTGAACTACTTCAAGAAAGGACTTCACGGCAAGATCTTGAGTGTGACAAAATTTCTCTAGACAGACAG AACAAAGACTTGAAAAGTCGGATTCTGCACCTTGAGGGCTCTTACAGGTCCAGCAAAGAAGGGCTTCTTGTTCAGATGGAAGCCAGGATTGTGGAGCTGGAGGAGCGACTAGAGAATGAAGAGAG AGATCGTGCGAATCTCCAGCTTGGCAACCGTCGGCTTGAAAGGAAAGTCAAAGAGCTCATGATGCAGGTCGATGATGAGCATCTCTCCCTGACAGACCAAAAGGACCAG CTGAGTTTGCGCTTGAAAGCAATGAAACGGCAAGTggaggaagcagaagaagaaATAGACAGACTTGAAAGCTCCAAAAAGAAACTTCAGAGGGATCTGGAAGAGCAAGTTGACTTGAATGACCAACTGCAAGGGCAGCTGAGTGCCATCAAACAGGAACTCAGGTGGGAAAGGAGGAACCTCAGAAGACACAGTGGCTTCAGTGCCATGGTCCAACTTCTCCAAGATCAAGAGTT ACGAAAAAAGACCTCTAGTAAAATGCTGAGTGATCTTGATGACGAAGACGATGATTTCAGCACTGATGGGGAGAGCCTCTATGAAGCACCTTCTGGATTTAAGTTCTTAAAGGACGATGACATCAAAAGCTAA
- the cgnl1 gene encoding cingulin-like protein 1 isoform X3: MESYFKPVERQYNNGIHLKLANNEGSKAKNTPNAKAGSYGVSIRVQGIDGHPYIVLNNTEGCLSENHSVPENGQEVASQAHPRPVADSGCSPEPEQKTGGNRHLCGNTLTGIFKGTLKRTSVDEGENSNLHFKAGLLKSSSLLNFQRHPELLQPYDPEKNILNLEGFQLSISSTSGSLAEEENTDAKPCRSPLQFAELAKLKPKTVDLTKPAPGEDLSQQEEGCSSVVDGLNGMQESFSSGGGSSYAVSPPTFPEAKKCRPDLLPFRRQDSAGSILNGSRRSSSSSTTPTSAASLYKFFLDDQEYAIYADNVNRHENRRYIPFLPGTGRDIDTGSIPAVDQLIEKFDRKVGPHRRGRLGMRNRIHPDDRKRSRSVDSALSCGLTVNSDGSEGLDPSPEITEQPAKVCLQGPQSPGQKAAPPREQAAPRSVGKLQAAAGARDFPNSHFNSLQYHKDVNKKPEESLVFKSSTLPVQKKKSENKLVTSTLLIPKRIATQKISLKTFTPASNAQVTPDLLKGQQELAQQTNEETAKQILYNYLKEGSGENDDATKRKVNLVFEKIQTLKSRAACNTQTSDPSAEVKALVERKEELEKEVSELRRKLDLEVRNQQNLCDERDAAKAELQEFQQQLEEIMEEKDTFQRQLEESEKDLRQNLEELFQVKMEREQHQTEIRDLQDQLSEMHDELDCAKHADDGERELLIEELMQLKQDLQAILMAKEQQEEVLRKRERELTALKGALKEEVSTHDREMDQLKEQHDQELQKLRKDLEEATEKVDALLNEKAMAEKCVEDHVTEITEENQHLKEILTKLEIQEKELQKELDHLRGERSKMEERMDTYEKKQQELEAALVQSEDKVQALESTNASLEAQLADAQKNFSQLSQEQQQLIDRLKDEANQKDQLKRMKSELENERWQLDKTIEKLHKEMAEIIEVSRASSLELQNQLDDYKEKNRRELAETQRQLKDKNLELEKAHLATLKLQEEVRFMEEELRDHQRAQDEAITKTQLLEQTVKALEYELEAKNHLKEDRARQAKIMEDKVSQLELELEEERNNSDILSEKITRCREQIEQMRSELLQERTSRQDLECDKISLDRQNKDLKSRILHLEGSYRSSKEGLLVQMEARIVELEERLENEERDRANLQLGNRRLERKVKELMMQVDDEHLSLTDQKDQLSLRLKAMKRQVEEAEEEIDRLESSKKKLQRDLEEQVDLNDQLQGQLSAIKQELRRKKTSSKMLSDLDDEDDDFSTDGESLYEAPSGFKFLKDDDIKS; this comes from the exons ATGGAGTCCTACTTTAAGCCGGTGGAACGGCAGTATAACAACGGGATCCACCTGAAGCTTGCGAATAACGAAGGCTCAAAGGCAAAGAATACGCCAAATGCAAAGGCTGGATCCTATGGAGTCAGCATCCGTGTCCAAGGGATAGATGGCCATCCCTACATTGTGCTCAACAATACAGAAGGGTGCCTGTCTGAAAACCACTCCGTGCCTGAAAATGGCCAGGAAGTTGCATCGCAGGCCCATCCTAGGCCTGTGGCGGACTCTGGTTGTTCTCCTGAGCCTGAGCAGAAAACTGGGGGAAACAGACACTTGTGTGGGAATACACTGACGGGTATTTTTAAAGGTACGCTGAAGCGGACCAGTGTGGATGAAGGAGAAAACAGTAACTTGCATTTCAAAGCTGGGCTCCTCAAGTCTTCCAGTCTTTTGAATTTCCAAAGGCACCCAGAGCTCCTCCAGCCCTACGATCCTGAAAAAAATATCCTGAATCTGGAAGGCTTTCAGTTATCCATATCCAGTACGTCTGGATCTTTAGCAGAGGAGGAGAATACAGATGCTAAGCCTTGCAGGTCGCCCCTGCAGTTTGCAGAACTAGCAAAACTGAAACCAAAAACAGTGGATTTGACCAAGCCGGCACCAGGGGAAGACCTGAGCCAGCAGGAAGAGGGATGCTCCAGTGTTGTTGATGGTCTTAATGGGATGCAGGAATCCTTTTCATCTGGTGGTGGATCTTCCTATGCTGTAAGCCCGCCCACCTTCCCAGAAGCCAAGAAATGTAGGCCTGACCTCCTTCCCTTCCGCAGACAAGATTCAGCAGGATCCATCCTGAATGGTTCACGGCGCTCATCTTCTTCATCGACGACCCCAACATCGGCTGCTTCCTTATATAAGTTCTTTCTAGATGATCAGGAATATGCCATCTATGCTGACAATGTCAACCGGCATGAAAACAGAAGGTACATTCCATTTTTGCCCGGGACCGGTCGTGATATTGACACTGGTTCCATTCCTGCAGTCGATCAGCTGATTGAAAAGTTTGACCGGAAAGTTGGTCCGCACAGAAGAGGCCGCCTGGGAATGCGGAATAGGATCCACCCAGACGACCGCAAGCGGTCAAGGAGTGTTGACAGTGCTTTATCTTGTGGCCTTACAGTGAATTCTGATGGTTCAGAAGGATTGGATCCATCGCCCGAAATTACAGAGCAGCCTGCAAAAGTGTGCCTTCAGGGACcgcagtctccagggcagaaggcAGCCCCTCCTCGGGAACAAGCTGCTCCTCGCTCAGTGGGAAAACTCCAAGCGGCAGCAGGCGCGAGGGACTTCCCCAACAGCCATTTTAATTCTTTGCAGTATCATAAGGACGTTAATAAAAAACCTGAGGAGAGCTTGGTTTTTAAGTCATCCACACTTCCAGTCCAGAAGAAGAAAAGTGAAAACAAACTGGTGACTTCTACGCTCCTGATCCCAAAACGTATTGCAACGCAGAAAATTTCTCTGAAAACATTTACCCCAGCTTCAAATGCTCAG GTGACACCGGATTTGCTGAAAGGCCAACAGGAACTGGCTCAGCAAACCAATGAGGAAACTGCTAAGCAGATTCTCTACAACTATCTCAAGGAGGG AAGCGGTGAAAATGATGATGCAACAAAGAGGAAGGTCAATTTGGTCTTTGAGAAGATCCAGACTCTGAAGTCTAGAGCAGCTTGCAACACCCAG ACTTCTGATCCTTCGGCTGAAGTTAAGGCCTTGGTGGAACGGAAGGAAGAGCTGGAGAAGGAGGTGTCTGAGCTGCGGAGGAAGCTGGATTTGGAAGTCAGG AATCAGCAAAACCTCTGTGATGAACGAGATGCAGCAAAAGCGGAATTGCAAGAGTTTCAGCAGCAGCTGGAGGAAATCATGGAGGAAAAGGACACCTTCCAAAGGCAGCTGGAGGAAAGCGAGAAGGACCTGAGGCAGAACCTGGAGGA GCTTTTCCAAGTAAAAATGGAGAGGGAGCAGCACCAAACAGAAATCCGGGACTTGCAGGACCAGCTTTCTGAAATGCACGATGAGCTCGATTGTGCAAAGCATGCTGACGATGGCGAGAGGGAGCTCCTTATCGAG gaACTGATGCAGCTGAAGCAGGATCTTCAGGCCATCCTGATGGCCAAAGAGCAGCAGGAGGAAGTTCTGAGGAAGCGAGAGCGTGAACTGACCGCCTTGAAAGGAGCCCTGAAGGAAGAAGTGTCCACTCATGACCGAGAGATGGACCAGCTCAAGGAACAACATGACCAGGAGCTCCAGAAATTGAGGAAAGACCTGGAGGAAGCCACAGAG AAAGTAGATGCCCTGCTGAATGAAAAGGCCATGGCTGAAAAGTGTGTGGAAGACCATGTGACGGAGATAACGGAGGAGAACCAGCATCTGAAGGAGATCCTCACGAAGCTGGAGATTCAAGAAAAAGAACTCCAGAAAGAGCTTGACCATTTGAGAGGAGAAAGAAGCAAAATGGAAGAGAGGATGGACACTTATGAG AAAAAGCAGCAAGAATTGGAAGCGGCCTTGGTGCAGTCAGAAGACAAGGTGCAGGCGCTTGAATCAACGAATGCCTCTTTGGAAGCTCAGCTGGCAGATGCGCAG AAGAACTTCAGCCAGCTGAGCCAGGAGCAGCAACAGTTAATTGACAGGCTGAAAGATGAAGCTAACCAGAAGGATCAGTTAAAGAGGATGAAGAGTGAACTGGAGAATGAGCGGTGGCAACTGGACAAGACCATTGAGAAGTTACACAAGGAG ATGGCAGAAATTATAGAGGTTTCGCGGGCGTCAAGCCTGGAGCTCCAGAACCAGCTAGATGACTACAAAGAGAAAAATCGACGGGAACTTGCTGAGACGCAGAGGCAGCTGAAAGACAAAAACCTGGAGCTAGAAAAGGCGCATCTGGCAACTCTCAAATTGCAAGAGGAG GTGCGTTTTATGGAGGAGGAATTACGGGATCACCAGAGAGCCCAAGATGAGGCCATTACCAAAACCCAGCTCCTGGAACAGACCGTCAAAGCCCTGGAatatgaactggaagcaaaaaacCACCTGAAAGAAGATAGGGCAAGACAAGCCAAGATAATGGAG GACAAAGTATCACAACTGGAACTTGAGCTTGAAGAGGAACGGAATAATTCGGATATCTTGTCTGAAAAGATAACTCGGTGCAGAGAGCAG ATTGAGCAAATGAGAAGTGAACTACTTCAAGAAAGGACTTCACGGCAAGATCTTGAGTGTGACAAAATTTCTCTAGACAGACAG AACAAAGACTTGAAAAGTCGGATTCTGCACCTTGAGGGCTCTTACAGGTCCAGCAAAGAAGGGCTTCTTGTTCAGATGGAAGCCAGGATTGTGGAGCTGGAGGAGCGACTAGAGAATGAAGAGAG AGATCGTGCGAATCTCCAGCTTGGCAACCGTCGGCTTGAAAGGAAAGTCAAAGAGCTCATGATGCAGGTCGATGATGAGCATCTCTCCCTGACAGACCAAAAGGACCAG CTGAGTTTGCGCTTGAAAGCAATGAAACGGCAAGTggaggaagcagaagaagaaATAGACAGACTTGAAAGCTCCAAAAAGAAACTTCAGAGGGATCTGGAAGAGCAAGTTGACTTGAATGACCAACTGCAAGGGCAGCTGAGTGCCATCAAACAGGAACTCAG ACGAAAAAAGACCTCTAGTAAAATGCTGAGTGATCTTGATGACGAAGACGATGATTTCAGCACTGATGGGGAGAGCCTCTATGAAGCACCTTCTGGATTTAAGTTCTTAAAGGACGATGACATCAAAAGCTAA